The proteins below are encoded in one region of Streptomyces ficellus:
- a CDS encoding YajQ family cyclic di-GMP-binding protein, which yields MADSSFDIVSKVERQEVDNALNQAAKEISQRYDFKNVGASIAWSGEKILMQANSEERVKAILDVFESKLIKRGISLKSLDAGEPQISGKEYKIFASIEEGISQDNAKKVAKIIRDQGPKGVKAQVQGDELRVSSKSRDDLQAVISLLKGQDFDFALQFVNYR from the coding sequence ATGGCCGACTCCAGTTTCGACATCGTCTCGAAGGTCGAGCGGCAGGAGGTCGACAACGCCCTCAACCAGGCGGCGAAGGAGATCTCGCAGCGCTACGACTTCAAGAACGTCGGGGCCTCCATCGCCTGGTCCGGCGAGAAGATCCTGATGCAGGCGAACTCCGAGGAGCGGGTCAAGGCCATCCTCGACGTCTTCGAGTCAAAGCTGATCAAGCGGGGCATCTCGCTGAAGTCGCTCGACGCCGGCGAGCCGCAGATCTCCGGCAAGGAGTACAAGATCTTCGCCTCCATCGAGGAGGGCATCTCCCAGGACAACGCCAAGAAGGTGGCGAAGATCATCCGCGACCAGGGGCCCAAGGGCGTCAAGGCGCAGGTGCAGGGCGACGAGCTGCGGGTCAGCTCGAAGAGCCGGGACGACCTCCAGGCCGTGATCTCGCTCCTGAAGGGCCAGGACTTCGACTTCGCCCTCCAGTTCGTGAACTACCGCTAG